A single region of the Streptomyces sp. NBC_01262 genome encodes:
- a CDS encoding DUF6104 family protein: MYFTDRGIEELQSRRGEEEVTFEWLAARLQEFVDLNPEFEIPVERLATWLARLDDEDDDE; encoded by the coding sequence GTGTACTTCACCGACCGCGGCATCGAGGAACTGCAGAGCCGGCGTGGGGAGGAGGAGGTCACCTTCGAGTGGCTCGCCGCCCGCCTTCAGGAGTTCGTCGACCTCAATCCGGAGTTCGAGATCCCGGTGGAGCGGCTGGCGACCTGGCTGGCCCGGCTGGACGACGAGGACGACGACGAGTAG